A region of Roseobacter litoralis Och 149 DNA encodes the following proteins:
- the plsX gene encoding phosphate acyltransferase PlsX has translation MTAQTGQTQSHDERIIISVDAMGGDEGPAAIVAGCDVSARKNPDVFFILHGPEAEISALVARRKSLQGRCEVRDATGVVTMDDKPSQVVRNSKGTSMWSAIEAVRDGSASVAVSCGNTGALMALSMIRLRKLPGVNRPAIAVLYPSSNQQGFNVLLDVGADIKADADDLLRYALMGMSYARNGLDLPRPRVGLLNVGTEEHKGRTELKEAFDLIKEQQDPAGFDFVGFVEGGDISGDLCDVIVTDGFTGNVAIKTGEGTANLVGNRLREAFRYTPLSRLASLLAYPSLRRLKKKIDPRRVNGGVFLGLNGTVVKSHGSADATGVSSAIKLAAQLAHIQFTDKLAARVAGLPAEEKAQ, from the coding sequence ATGACGGCGCAGACCGGTCAGACGCAATCACACGATGAACGCATCATCATCTCGGTAGATGCGATGGGGGGGGACGAGGGTCCCGCCGCTATTGTTGCGGGCTGCGACGTGTCAGCGCGCAAAAACCCTGACGTGTTTTTCATCCTGCATGGGCCAGAGGCGGAAATTTCCGCTCTCGTCGCCCGCCGCAAATCATTGCAGGGTCGCTGCGAAGTCCGCGATGCGACCGGTGTCGTTACGATGGACGACAAACCCAGTCAGGTTGTGCGCAACAGCAAAGGCACCTCCATGTGGTCCGCCATTGAAGCCGTGCGCGATGGCAGTGCGTCAGTCGCCGTTTCCTGTGGCAACACCGGGGCGCTCATGGCCCTTTCCATGATCCGACTGCGCAAACTACCCGGTGTGAACCGTCCCGCGATCGCTGTGCTTTATCCCTCCTCCAACCAGCAGGGCTTCAATGTGCTGCTCGACGTGGGGGCAGACATCAAGGCGGATGCGGATGATTTGCTGCGCTATGCGCTGATGGGCATGTCTTATGCACGTAACGGGCTTGATCTGCCGCGCCCGCGTGTCGGGTTGCTCAACGTGGGCACCGAGGAACACAAGGGCCGCACCGAACTCAAGGAAGCCTTTGATCTGATCAAGGAGCAACAGGATCCGGCGGGATTTGATTTTGTCGGCTTCGTGGAAGGCGGCGATATTTCGGGTGATCTGTGTGATGTAATCGTGACGGATGGTTTTACGGGCAATGTCGCGATCAAGACTGGTGAGGGCACGGCAAATCTTGTCGGTAACCGTCTGCGTGAGGCATTCCGTTACACGCCCTTGTCGCGGCTGGCCTCGCTCTTGGCCTATCCGTCGCTGCGCCGCCTGAAGAAAAAGATCGACCCCCGCCGTGTGAATGGCGGCGTTTTTCTGGGGTTGAATGGGACAGTTGTGAAATCACACGGCTCCGCTGACGCAACCGGCGTGTCGTCCGCGATTAAGCTGGCCGCACAACTGGCGCATATCCAGTTTACCGACAAACTTGCAGCCCGCGTTGCCGGCCTGCCCGCAGAGGAGAAAGCCCAGTGA
- a CDS encoding beta-ketoacyl-ACP synthase III, giving the protein MTLRAVVTGVGHYLPDRVVPNSEFEKTLDTNDEWIRARSGIERRHFAAEGETTASMASAASRAALAMAGVEPQDVDAIIVATSTADLTFPSAATMVQAELGMTRGFAFDVQAVCAGFVFALSNANALILSGQAKRVLVIGAETFSRIMDWTDRSTCVLFGDGAGAVLLEVQDGTGTSADRGILSTDLNSDGRHKDLLYVDGGVSTGTTGYLRMQGNQVFRHAVEKLASTATTALERAGVTAADVDWVVPHQANIRIIQGTAKKLGVSMDRVVVTVQDHGNTSAASIPLALSVGHARGQIKQGDLVVTEAIGGGLAWGAVVLRW; this is encoded by the coding sequence GTGACCCTGCGTGCCGTTGTAACGGGTGTCGGACATTATCTGCCCGATCGTGTCGTGCCAAATTCCGAGTTTGAAAAAACTCTCGATACCAATGACGAGTGGATACGTGCGCGCTCTGGCATTGAACGCAGACACTTTGCAGCCGAAGGTGAAACAACCGCGAGCATGGCCAGTGCCGCCAGTCGCGCAGCACTCGCGATGGCCGGGGTCGAGCCACAGGACGTCGATGCAATCATTGTCGCAACTTCCACGGCCGATTTGACGTTTCCCTCGGCGGCGACAATGGTGCAGGCCGAACTTGGTATGACACGCGGGTTTGCCTTTGATGTGCAAGCCGTCTGCGCGGGGTTTGTCTTTGCCCTGAGCAACGCCAATGCGCTGATCCTGTCCGGTCAGGCGAAAAGAGTATTGGTGATCGGTGCCGAAACCTTCAGCCGCATCATGGACTGGACGGATCGCTCAACCTGCGTTCTGTTTGGCGACGGTGCGGGCGCTGTTCTGCTCGAAGTTCAGGACGGCACCGGCACCTCAGCGGACCGCGGCATCCTCTCCACCGATCTGAACTCCGACGGGCGGCACAAGGATCTCTTGTACGTTGATGGCGGCGTTTCTACTGGGACAACCGGGTATCTTCGGATGCAGGGCAATCAGGTATTCCGCCATGCGGTCGAAAAGCTCGCCTCCACCGCCACCACCGCCCTTGAGCGCGCAGGGGTGACAGCGGCGGATGTCGATTGGGTTGTACCGCATCAGGCGAATATCCGTATCATTCAAGGAACAGCCAAGAAGCTGGGCGTGTCGATGGACCGGGTCGTGGTGACAGTACAGGATCACGGTAATACCTCGGCTGCATCGATTCCCCTCGCACTCTCCGTGGGGCATGCGCGCGGGCAAATCAAACAGGGCGATCTGGTGGTCACCGAGGCCATCGGCGGTGGATTGGCTTGGGGCGCGGTCGTACTGCGCTGGTAA
- the ihfA gene encoding integration host factor subunit alpha, translated as MAEKTLTRMDLSEAVFREVGLSRNESAQLVESVLEHLSDALVSGEQVKISSFGTFSVRDKSARVGRNPKTGEEVPINPRRVLTFRPSHLMKDRVADGNKS; from the coding sequence ATGGCCGAGAAAACGTTGACAAGAATGGACCTGAGCGAGGCGGTTTTTCGCGAGGTTGGCCTGTCTCGAAATGAAAGCGCACAATTGGTCGAATCGGTATTGGAGCATCTCTCCGATGCGCTGGTAAGTGGCGAGCAGGTCAAGATCTCCTCGTTTGGCACCTTTTCGGTGCGCGATAAATCAGCCCGTGTGGGACGCAACCCAAAGACCGGCGAAGAGGTTCCGATCAACCCACGCCGTGTGTTGACGTTCAGGCCCTCTCACCTGATGAAAGATCGTGTGGCCGACGGCAACAAGTCCTGA
- a CDS encoding MerR family transcriptional regulator, with amino-acid sequence MPKSPDAFRTISEVADWLGVQAHVLRFWESKFSQVKPIKRAGGRRYYRPADMLLLGGIKQLLHEDGLTIKGAQKLLRENGVPYVADMSQPLDDLTIAVIEGSTAGSDDEVSDLQEAVVPDAMPEESPAAPAAQVLDEPPAPVTPEAPAMPEPEVLASTPTEPEVIASTPEPDLSTQTPETAPLVASEPDPEPVPQAVVPADASDVLAPSETALTAPPAEQDDVPAPREPEPAPQEVEPAPQEPEPAPQEVEPSPMTRLADEPVAAETVPSDPASAEPEQPQTSQDAAQAMPSFRARPRSADAEAIIPTEPTPAPAAPQETPTPPQAEPTVQDSAAPVSPPETSNEAPKPRVVDLPPVPAISQIAVDPSALSALTQVKSLTPAQAQEIKPLLARLTRLRASMATPRKEIHKD; translated from the coding sequence ATGCCCAAATCACCTGACGCGTTCCGCACGATCTCAGAGGTCGCCGACTGGTTGGGCGTGCAGGCGCATGTGCTGCGCTTTTGGGAAAGCAAATTCAGCCAAGTCAAACCTATAAAACGCGCAGGTGGCAGGCGCTATTACAGACCGGCGGATATGCTGCTGCTGGGTGGCATAAAGCAGTTGCTGCATGAGGACGGCCTGACCATCAAGGGCGCGCAGAAACTGTTGCGTGAAAACGGCGTGCCTTATGTCGCGGATATGTCGCAACCACTGGACGACCTGACAATTGCGGTGATCGAGGGGAGTACGGCCGGATCTGACGACGAGGTTTCCGATCTGCAGGAGGCGGTCGTCCCTGATGCCATGCCCGAGGAAAGCCCCGCGGCCCCAGCGGCTCAGGTCCTTGACGAACCACCTGCACCTGTGACCCCTGAAGCCCCCGCCATGCCAGAGCCGGAGGTGCTTGCAAGCACACCGACCGAACCCGAAGTGATAGCCAGCACGCCGGAACCCGATCTGAGCACGCAGACGCCAGAAACAGCGCCATTGGTGGCAAGTGAACCTGATCCGGAGCCCGTCCCGCAGGCGGTCGTGCCTGCGGATGCGTCCGATGTGCTCGCCCCATCTGAAACTGCTCTGACGGCGCCACCTGCAGAGCAAGATGATGTGCCTGCACCACGAGAACCCGAGCCTGCACCGCAAGAGGTCGAGCCCGCGCCGCAAGAGCCCGAGCCCGCACCGCAAGAGGTCGAGCCCTCACCGATGACGCGCCTGGCGGATGAACCGGTTGCAGCTGAAACGGTGCCAAGCGACCCTGCCAGTGCTGAACCTGAGCAGCCACAGACGTCGCAGGACGCGGCACAGGCGATGCCGAGTTTTCGCGCCCGTCCCCGCAGCGCCGATGCAGAGGCGATCATACCCACTGAACCCACACCGGCACCCGCCGCTCCGCAGGAGACGCCGACACCTCCCCAAGCTGAGCCAACGGTTCAGGACAGTGCTGCACCCGTATCGCCGCCTGAGACCTCCAACGAGGCACCCAAACCGAGAGTCGTCGATCTGCCCCCGGTGCCGGCAATCTCGCAGATTGCCGTGGATCCGTCCGCTTTGTCCGCGTTGACGCAGGTAAAATCGCTGACACCAGCACAGGCGCAAGAGATCAAGCCCTTGCTTGCGCGGCTCACCCGCCTGCGCGCCAGCATGGCAACCCCCCGCAAAGAAATCCACAAAGACTGA
- a CDS encoding 2'-deoxycytidine 5'-triphosphate deaminase, producing the protein MSGVLPNQAIERMVAENQIAATRNLVEGQIQPASLDLRLGSVAFRVRASFLAGHGARVMDRLREFEMHRVDLSQGAVLEKGCVYVVPLMESLALPGDVQAVANAKSSTGRLDLLTRTITDGGTEFDRIAPGYHGPLYAEICPRSFSVLVRPGMRLNQIRFRAGHAVLDDAALKSLHQEIPLVNGDAVIDEGLGFSVDLKLKDTTLVGYRAKPHTGVIDLEQINRYDASEYWEEVHTQNGQIILDPGAFYILVSREAVTIPPNYAAEMAPYLAMVGEFRVHYAGFFDPGFGFAPAGGAGSRGVLEVRCHEAPFVLEHGQVVGRLVYERMEEAPTQLYGAGIASNYQGQGLKLSKHFKTP; encoded by the coding sequence ATGAGCGGCGTGCTGCCAAACCAAGCCATCGAACGGATGGTCGCGGAAAACCAGATCGCTGCAACGCGCAACCTCGTTGAGGGACAAATCCAGCCTGCAAGTCTGGACCTGCGCCTTGGCAGCGTCGCCTTTCGGGTGCGCGCCTCTTTTCTGGCCGGTCACGGCGCGCGGGTCATGGATCGTTTGCGCGAGTTTGAGATGCACCGCGTCGACCTCTCGCAAGGCGCCGTTCTCGAAAAGGGATGCGTTTATGTCGTGCCTTTGATGGAGTCTCTCGCCCTGCCCGGCGACGTGCAGGCCGTGGCAAACGCTAAAAGCTCCACCGGGCGTCTTGACCTGTTGACCCGCACGATCACCGACGGGGGCACCGAGTTTGACCGGATCGCGCCGGGGTATCACGGCCCGCTTTATGCAGAGATCTGCCCGCGCTCGTTTTCCGTTCTGGTCCGGCCCGGTATGCGGCTGAACCAAATCCGTTTTCGCGCCGGACATGCGGTTCTGGATGACGCCGCGCTGAAAAGCCTGCATCAGGAAATTCCGCTCGTGAACGGCGATGCGGTCATCGACGAAGGGTTGGGGTTTTCTGTTGACCTGAAGCTGAAGGATACCACGCTGGTCGGCTATCGGGCGAAACCGCATACGGGCGTCATCGATCTGGAACAGATCAACCGATACGACGCATCTGAGTATTGGGAGGAAGTCCATACGCAGAACGGTCAGATCATTCTCGACCCGGGCGCGTTCTATATTCTCGTCAGCCGCGAAGCCGTAACGATTCCTCCTAATTACGCCGCTGAAATGGCCCCCTATCTGGCAATGGTGGGTGAATTCCGGGTGCATTACGCCGGCTTTTTCGACCCCGGTTTCGGCTTTGCACCGGCAGGCGGGGCGGGATCGCGCGGGGTTCTGGAGGTGCGCTGTCACGAAGCGCCCTTCGTGCTTGAACATGGTCAGGTGGTTGGCCGCCTTGTTTATGAGCGCATGGAAGAGGCCCCAACGCAGCTTTATGGGGCGGGCATCGCCTCGAACTATCAGGGGCAAGGTCTGAAGCTGTCGAAACACTTTAAGACGCCTTAG
- the scpB gene encoding SMC-Scp complex subunit ScpB, with product MGEQERMVEAILFASAEPVSVKELAARMPHGSDPAEALVYLRKRYEGRGVRLCHIGDAWAMRTAPDLGFLMQRETIETRKLSRAAVETLAIIAYHQPVTRAEIEEIRGVSVSRGTVDQLLEMEWIRFGRRKMTPGRPVTFVVTAEFLDHFGLENARDLPGLKELRAAGLLENRPPPGAISLNSEEDEPDESAEGQSELFED from the coding sequence ATGGGCGAGCAGGAACGTATGGTCGAAGCGATCCTCTTTGCATCAGCAGAGCCTGTATCTGTCAAGGAACTTGCCGCGCGCATGCCGCATGGGTCCGACCCGGCCGAAGCGTTGGTCTATCTGCGCAAGAGATACGAGGGCAGGGGTGTCAGACTGTGCCATATCGGCGATGCATGGGCGATGCGGACCGCACCCGATTTGGGCTTTCTGATGCAGCGCGAAACCATCGAGACGCGCAAACTCAGCCGCGCCGCTGTTGAGACGCTGGCGATCATCGCCTACCACCAACCCGTCACACGCGCGGAGATCGAAGAAATCCGCGGCGTGTCGGTGTCGCGCGGCACGGTGGATCAACTGCTTGAAATGGAATGGATCCGCTTTGGGCGTCGGAAAATGACACCGGGTCGCCCTGTGACATTCGTCGTGACGGCTGAATTTCTGGATCACTTTGGTCTTGAGAACGCGCGCGATCTGCCGGGGTTGAAGGAACTGCGCGCTGCAGGGTTGCTTGAAAACCGACCGCCGCCCGGAGCCATCAGCCTCAACTCCGAGGAAGACGAGCCGGACGAGAGCGCAGAAGGGCAAAGCGAGCTGTTTGAGGATTAA